The following proteins are encoded in a genomic region of Bacteroidales bacterium:
- a CDS encoding BlaI/MecI/CopY family transcriptional regulator yields the protein MKELTKSEEQIMHILWQINEGFVKDIIGHFPDPKPAYNTVSTIIRILENKKFIDHKAYGRTYQYFPVISKQDYTTKFMKKFMKNYFSGSFRQMLSFFSSEEELSINELEKLKKEMDLIIQKKKQNKL from the coding sequence ATGAAAGAACTTACAAAATCAGAAGAACAAATTATGCATATCTTGTGGCAAATCAATGAAGGCTTTGTAAAAGATATTATTGGACATTTTCCTGATCCTAAACCTGCTTATAATACAGTTTCTACAATCATCAGGATTTTAGAAAATAAAAAGTTTATAGATCATAAAGCCTACGGTAGAACGTATCAATATTTTCCTGTTATCAGCAAACAAGATTATACTACAAAGTTCATGAAAAAGTTCATGAAAAATTATTTCAGCGGTTCTTTCCGACAAATGCTGTCTTTTTTCTCGTCAGAAGAAGAATTGTCAATTAATGAATTAGAAAAATTAAAAAAAGAAATGGATTTAATAATCCAAAAGAAAAAACAAAATAAATTATAA
- a CDS encoding acyl-CoA dehydrogenase family protein, translating into MDFSFTEEQLMIKQAARDFARTELLPGVIERDDNEVEPVEQIKKMQEMGFMSMMTDPKYSGEGMDTVSYVLAMEEISKIDASASVVMSIQNSLVNWGLETYASEELNQKYLVPMVKGEAIGAFALSEPEAGSDATKQRTTAIEKDDHYLLNGTKNWISNASIADYFIVIAHTHPEKGHRGINAFIIEKGCKGFEIGPKENKMGLRGSHTHSLMFTDVKIPKENRIGEDGFGFKFSMIVLNGGRIGIAAQALGIAQGALDLSIQYSKERKAFGKLISEHQAIAFKLAEMEVRTEAARNMVYKAAWLKDQHKDYNLASASAKYIAAETAMYVTTEAVQIHGGYGYVKEYHVERLMREAKLTQIYEGTSEIQQIVISREILK; encoded by the coding sequence ATGGATTTCAGTTTTACCGAAGAACAATTAATGATCAAACAAGCGGCACGTGATTTTGCTCGCACAGAATTACTCCCCGGTGTTATTGAACGCGACGACAATGAAGTTGAACCCGTTGAACAAATAAAAAAAATGCAGGAAATGGGATTTATGAGTATGATGACTGACCCTAAATACAGCGGCGAAGGAATGGATACAGTCTCCTATGTTCTTGCCATGGAGGAAATTTCAAAAATTGATGCCTCCGCATCTGTTGTAATGTCAATACAAAATTCATTAGTAAATTGGGGTTTAGAAACTTATGCAAGTGAGGAATTAAATCAAAAATATTTAGTGCCTATGGTAAAAGGTGAAGCAATCGGTGCTTTTGCTTTATCAGAGCCGGAAGCCGGTTCTGATGCTACAAAACAAAGAACAACTGCAATAGAAAAAGATGATCACTATCTTCTTAACGGAACTAAAAATTGGATATCAAACGCCTCTATTGCCGATTATTTTATTGTAATAGCCCATACACATCCGGAAAAAGGACACCGAGGCATTAATGCCTTTATAATAGAAAAAGGTTGTAAAGGTTTTGAAATAGGTCCCAAAGAAAACAAAATGGGTTTAAGAGGCTCACACACACATTCATTAATGTTTACCGATGTTAAAATTCCTAAAGAAAATCGTATAGGTGAAGACGGTTTTGGTTTCAAGTTCTCCATGATTGTTCTTAACGGCGGCAGAATTGGTATTGCTGCCCAAGCTCTTGGTATTGCACAAGGAGCATTGGATCTTTCAATCCAATATTCGAAAGAAAGAAAAGCATTCGGTAAATTAATATCAGAACATCAAGCCATTGCATTTAAATTAGCTGAAATGGAAGTACGAACCGAAGCTGCCCGAAACATGGTTTATAAAGCAGCATGGCTAAAGGATCAACACAAAGATTATAATTTGGCAAGTGCAAGCGCTAAATATATCGCAGCAGAAACCGCTATGTATGTTACTACTGAAGCCGTTCAAATACACGGTGGTTACGGTTATGTTAAAGAATACCATGTAGAACGATTAATGCGTGAAGCCAAACTGACTCAGATCTATGAGGGAACTTCCGAGATTCAACAGATTGTTATTTCGAGGGAAATATTGAAGTAG
- a CDS encoding M56 family metallopeptidase, producing MLNFLNYTTEVIISMFLFFTVWKIFLQKETFHSLHRFFLLTSLTISFIIPAFEFILPVSNQFGFSNYITNTIQIEEIIIKPYNNSIYLIDWIALIYISVVLFLLIRLLSQLRSVKKFAKNCKIQIYHGKKIYITDKEISPFSFMNYIFFNKNDIKGINFNRIFQHELIHVNQKHSIDIILLELVIIFQWFNPMIYIYKKHLKTLHEYLSDEKVILQGFQADEYKMLLIKQQIGFQFGFANYFNKSLTLKRIIMINKLKSHKTAKLKLLLAIPVLTFTFLLFSFSGNKNETYNYSVSATQDTIYDQADEMPEFPGGKLALRRFLAENVKYPEIAKKNGEEGTVFIKFVVDKTGKVGDAVIQKGISKILDKEALIVINLLPLFKKPGYKNGKPVDVYYSIPITFSLK from the coding sequence ATGCTAAACTTTTTAAATTATACAACCGAAGTTATTATTTCAATGTTTCTGTTTTTTACGGTCTGGAAAATATTTTTGCAAAAAGAGACCTTTCACAGCTTGCACAGATTCTTCTTACTAACATCTCTGACCATATCTTTTATAATACCTGCTTTTGAATTTATTTTACCTGTATCAAATCAATTCGGTTTTTCTAATTATATAACAAACACAATTCAAATTGAAGAAATAATAATCAAGCCCTATAACAACTCAATTTACCTCATTGATTGGATAGCCTTAATCTATATTTCAGTTGTATTATTCCTGTTAATCAGGCTTCTGTCCCAACTACGATCTGTTAAAAAATTTGCAAAAAATTGTAAAATCCAAATTTATCATGGAAAGAAAATTTATATAACAGACAAAGAGATTTCTCCGTTCTCGTTTATGAATTATATATTTTTTAATAAAAATGATATAAAAGGAATAAATTTCAATCGTATATTTCAACATGAACTTATTCATGTAAATCAAAAACATTCTATTGATATTATTTTACTTGAATTAGTAATTATTTTTCAGTGGTTTAACCCTATGATATATATCTATAAAAAACATTTGAAAACGCTCCACGAATATTTATCAGACGAAAAAGTGATCCTGCAGGGCTTTCAAGCCGATGAATATAAAATGCTCTTGATTAAGCAGCAAATTGGATTTCAATTTGGATTTGCAAATTATTTTAATAAGTCTTTAACATTAAAACGAATAATTATGATTAACAAACTTAAATCACACAAAACAGCTAAATTAAAACTCTTATTAGCAATACCTGTTCTGACGTTTACGTTTTTGCTGTTTTCTTTTTCAGGAAATAAAAATGAAACATACAATTACAGTGTTTCGGCAACCCAAGATACAATATATGATCAAGCAGATGAAATGCCTGAATTTCCGGGAGGTAAATTGGCACTCAGAAGATTTTTAGCCGAAAATGTTAAATATCCGGAAATTGCTAAAAAAAATGGAGAAGAAGGCACGGTTTTTATCAAATTTGTTGTTGATAAGACCGGGAAAGTAGGTGATGCAGTAATACAAAAAGGCATTTCTAAAATTCTGGATAAAGAAGCTCTGATAGTAATAAATTTACTACCTTTATTTAAGAAACCCGGATATAAAAACGGGAAACCTGTAGACGTTTATTATTCAATCCCGATAACTTTCAGTTTAAAATAA